The Candidatus Nanosynbacter sp. HMT-352 genomic interval AAACTCGATATCCAAGCGTAGCGGTTTCTGGAATTTTGTTATCGGGGTTTGGTTCAGCTATTCCGCAACTTGATGGATATGTAATGAATAAAACTGGAGTCCAGTCAATTACCGCAGATCCGTGGCAGCGCGTTCAAGTTTCTCAGTCAGATCAACAGCAATTGGCGCCGATTGCTTCAGAATTTGCTATTGCCGTAGGTCTGGCACAAAGGAGTAATATATCATGATTGAGATAAATCTTCTCCCAAACGTTAAGCGCGAGCTATTGAAGACTCGGGCTATGCGCAATCGGGTTATTTCGATATCGTTCTTGGTGGGCGGTGCTTCGATTGCGGCAGTAGTTGTTTTGGCGTTGATTTTGGGTAGCCAAATTGCAGCCGAGGCGGTCCAGAACGGAGTTATTAAAGATAGGAACGATAAATTGATGGCGGTCGAAGATCTCAATAAGGTTGTAACGATTCAGAATCAATTGACAAAGATCAATGAGCAACATTCTGGAAAGAAGATTAATTCAAGGATCTTTGATGTTGTAACGGCAGTTAATCCTGTTGCACCAAATAATGTTAGTTTTTCGGATATAAAAGTCAATCCTGAGTCAAAAACTATTACTCTGGAGGGCAGTGCGGTTAATGGCTATAGTGCATTAGAGACCTTAAAGAAAACCATCTTGAATACGAAGGTCCAGACTACTGACGGCGATAAAAGTTCCGAAGTTAGTCTGACTAAGGAGATAAAAGATGGCGATACTAGTTTTGGAGAGAACTCAGAAGGTAAAAAAGTGTTGCAATTCTCGTTCTCGTTTGAATACGCAGAAGAATTACTAGCGCCTGCAAATAATGGTACAGTTTCCGTATTGACGCCGACTGGTAAGGTTGATGTGACAGATTCTCGCCGGGGTATTCCAGACAGCTTGTTTAAGAGTAACTCGAAAAAACAGGAGAAGAAATAATGGCGACCGATAATAAAGAAGTTGCAATACGTAAGCGGCAACAGATTGACTCATCAAAAAAGACTATGTTTATTTTTGTAGCTTCTGCGGCATTTTTGGCGGGAATTGCGCTTGTTGTGAGCATATTTTTGGTACAACAAATTGTATTTCATTCGAAGATTCTTCTGGAGAAGCAAAATACTATTTCTCGTCTAGATAAAAACTTGTCATCAGTTGATGAATTAAAGAAGAATATCCGAGTTTTAGACACGAACAATGCTCTTAACTCTATAAAATCAAGCAGCGAAAGTAATGCTCTTCAGACGATACTGGATGCATTGCCGGATAATGCGAATGCCGACGCTCTTGGTGCTTCATTGAAGAATAAATTCATTGACACGACCACCGGTGTGACTATTCAAAACCTGACCGTTGCTCAATCTGGATCTGATAGCGAAAGCTCTGGGTCAACATCTGAAAACGCCATATCATTTACTATGGAAGTGAGCGGTCCGGCTGAAAAATTGAAAGAATTGCTAACTAAGTTAGAGGCGTCTATTCGAGTCATTGACCTAAAGACCGTGGAAATCCAGCGAAATGAAGATAGATTGAGCTTGGTGGTTCGAGGTGTCGCTTATTACGAGCCAGCACAAACAATACAACTAGAGAATAAGGTGGTTAAGCCATGAAGAAAACAGATATAGCAATGGTAGTATTGATCGCAGGTGTGGGTGTAGCAATCGGCTATATTGTCGCCTCTAACATCTCGTTCTTAAAAGTTCCAGAATCTGGCACAAAAGTACAGACTATTCGAGAAATATCACCTGACGTCGAAAAACCAAACCCAGCGATTTTTAATAATAATGCGATAAATCCAACTGTTGAAATATTCGTAGGTCAAGATGCAGCCAAATAGAGAAGGGGCGTAAATGGCTTTACTGACGGACGACATCCAAGATAAGTTGATCGAGCTGCTCGTAAACGAGGGGCTTATTGAGAAGTCTGTCATTGATGATGCCTTAAAGCGCGCCTCTGAGAGCGGTAAACCTCTGTTTAGTCTGCTTAGTGAAGAGGGGTTGCTTGACAATGAACTATTAGTTCATGGTGTGGCTCAAGTTTCGGGCGTGCCGTATGTCAATCTGTCGAATAGTGTTATTAGCCAGGATATTTTATCTCTATTACCGTCCGACGTTGCTGAGAGATTTATGGCTGTGCCGCTGGCCGAGGTTCAGAACCGACTAGCAGTAGCGATGATCGACGCGAATAATGTTCAAGCGGTGGACTATTTGTCGAATCGCATCCAGCGTCCGATAAAAGTTTTCATGGCCTCAGAAGAGAGTGTTCGTCACGTCTTGGATCAATATAAGACTGACTTGTCGTCTGTTAATGTGGCTGCACAGGCTTCGCAGGAAGAGTCTTTGTCGGAGGCTGGCAATATTAAAACGATT includes:
- a CDS encoding PilN domain-containing protein; translated protein: MIEINLLPNVKRELLKTRAMRNRVISISFLVGGASIAAVVVLALILGSQIAAEAVQNGVIKDRNDKLMAVEDLNKVVTIQNQLTKINEQHSGKKINSRIFDVVTAVNPVAPNNVSFSDIKVNPESKTITLEGSAVNGYSALETLKKTILNTKVQTTDGDKSSEVSLTKEIKDGDTSFGENSEGKKVLQFSFSFEYAEELLAPANNGTVSVLTPTGKVDVTDSRRGIPDSLFKSNSKKQEKK